Proteins from a single region of Patescibacteria group bacterium:
- a CDS encoding GAP family protein — MNLQILNIPTVVGAAAIDSINPCAFAVLIFLLSYLTLIGSPRRTFRIGLIYILTVFVVYFLAGLGILQIFTTFKIGSLITKVAAGLLILMGLVNLKDFFWYGRGFTLAIPKSKKPIIEKYIHQASIPGAVILGFLVSAFELPCTGGIYLGVLCLLAESCSRGKGVLYLLLYNFVFILPLLLILLLVNFGLSSEKLEVWRQKNRHWMKLAAGLFLVGLAILLLLA; from the coding sequence ATGAATTTACAAATTTTAAACATTCCTACGGTTGTTGGCGCGGCGGCCATAGACTCGATTAATCCTTGCGCTTTTGCTGTTTTAATTTTTTTATTGAGCTATTTGACGCTGATCGGTTCACCTCGGCGAACCTTTCGAATTGGCCTGATTTATATTTTGACGGTTTTCGTAGTTTATTTTTTAGCCGGCCTAGGCATTTTACAAATTTTTACCACCTTTAAAATCGGTTCATTGATTACCAAAGTCGCCGCTGGTCTTTTGATTTTGATGGGCCTGGTTAATTTAAAAGATTTTTTTTGGTATGGACGGGGCTTTACTCTGGCCATTCCCAAATCAAAGAAACCAATTATAGAAAAATATATTCATCAAGCCTCGATTCCCGGCGCTGTTATTTTGGGGTTTTTGGTTTCAGCCTTTGAGCTACCTTGTACTGGCGGAATTTATCTCGGCGTTTTGTGTCTTTTGGCGGAATCATGCAGTCGGGGCAAGGGAGTTTTGTATTTGTTGTTGTATAATTTTGTTTTTATTTTGCCGTTATTATTAATACTTCTTTTAGTTAATTTTGGCTTATCTTCAGAGAAGCTGGAAGTATGGCGGCAAAAAAATCGCCACTGGATGAAGCTGGCGGCCGGGCTATTTTTGGTTGGCTTGGCGATCTTATTACTATTAGCCTAA
- a CDS encoding (Fe-S)-binding protein, producing the protein MTSFLSKIFSGQNTLYYPGCLTKFVGKDLLENYRRILRQAKIDFIELSSMEVCCGSPALKAGYQKNFKELAEKNLKIFKDHGIKKIITNCPACFMIFKKEYPIILGEKWDIEIEHISETIERAIRDEKFKIKSVSSGMITYHDPCHLGRQMGVYEAPRQVLQKLGYEIKEMTLNRQESYCCGGGGGVKSNEPGLANQIAKDRINQAKQTGAPILVTSCPLCYMNLKENSQGLEVKELSQLFTRQNF; encoded by the coding sequence ATGACTTCTTTTTTATCAAAAATTTTTAGCGGACAAAACACCCTTTATTATCCTGGGTGTTTAACTAAATTTGTCGGTAAGGACTTATTAGAAAATTACCGACGGATTTTGCGCCAGGCTAAAATAGATTTTATTGAACTTTCTTCTATGGAAGTTTGCTGCGGCTCGCCCGCCCTAAAAGCAGGCTACCAAAAAAATTTCAAAGAATTGGCTGAGAAAAATTTAAAAATTTTCAAGGACCATGGCATTAAAAAGATTATTACCAACTGCCCGGCCTGTTTTATGATTTTTAAAAAAGAATACCCGATCATCCTCGGAGAAAAATGGGATATCGAGATAGAGCATATTAGCGAAACTATAGAGCGGGCAATTCGAGATGAAAAATTTAAGATTAAATCCGTAAGCTCTGGAATGATTACTTATCATGATCCTTGTCATTTGGGTCGGCAAATGGGAGTTTACGAGGCGCCGCGTCAAGTTTTGCAAAAATTAGGCTATGAAATAAAAGAAATGACGTTAAATCGTCAAGAATCTTATTGCTGCGGCGGCGGAGGCGGAGTAAAGTCCAATGAGCCGGGATTGGCCAATCAAATCGCCAAAGACAGAATCAATCAGGCCAAGCAAACCGGCGCGCCAATTTTGGTTACCAGCTGCCCTTTGTGTTATATGAATTTAAAAGAAAATTCTCAAGGTCTAGAAGTAAAAGAATTAAGCCAATTATTTACCCGCCAAAATTTTTGA
- a CDS encoding GIY-YIG nuclease family protein: MYYVYVLQSKKDGLLYLGCTNNLKQRLLLHNTGRVYATKKRAPFKLIYYEAFINKHDAFCREQWLKTGWGRNQLKNILKSFFASLTPKEALKTKILGR, encoded by the coding sequence ATGTATTATGTCTATGTTTTACAGAGCAAGAAGGATGGCCTACTATATCTTGGTTGTACCAATAATCTAAAACAGCGCCTATTACTGCACAATACAGGCAGAGTTTATGCAACAAAAAAACGTGCTCCTTTTAAGTTAATTTATTATGAAGCGTTTATTAATAAGCACGATGCTTTTTGTAGAGAACAATGGCTTAAAACTGGTTGGGGTCGCAATCAGTTAAAAAATATTTTAAAAAGTTTTTTTGCGTCTTTAACTCCCAAAGAGGCCTTAAAGACAAAAATTTTAGGCAGGTAA
- a CDS encoding GIY-YIG nuclease family protein produces the protein MNCAVYLIRSIKNKQFYTGISTNPTRRLFEHNSGKSKITNKHKPWELVYVKVYSGYQDARKHERWLKKKNVIYKNRLIGTAQLAPPVRGGVK, from the coding sequence ATGAATTGCGCTGTTTATTTAATTCGAAGTATAAAAAATAAACAATTTTATACGGGTATTTCCACAAATCCAACACGAAGACTTTTTGAGCATAATTCGGGTAAATCAAAAATTACAAATAAGCATAAACCATGGGAATTGGTTTATGTTAAAGTTTATTCTGGTTATCAGGATGCTCGTAAACATGAACGTTGGCTTAAAAAGAAAAATGTGATTTATAAAAATAGATTAATTGGGACAGCTCAGCTTGCCCCGCCCGTAAGGGGCGGGGTGAAGTAG